Proteins encoded in a region of the Elizabethkingia bruuniana genome:
- a CDS encoding glycoside hydrolase family 3 C-terminal domain-containing protein — protein sequence MLKRIILASLISLLAPGLQAQNKQVPAYLDASKPVEQRIEDALSRMTLEEKVAMLHAQSKFSSPGVPRLGIPEFWTTDGPHGVRPEVLWDEWDQAGWSNDSIVAYPALTALSATWNKKMSWNYGKALGEEARYRKKDILLGPGVNIYRTPLNGRNFEYMGEDPYLTSKMVVPYIKGVQSNGVATSVKHFALNNQEEFRHTSNVIVDDRTLYEIYLPPFKAAVQEGDSWTIMGAYDKYKNQYASQNEYLLNKILKGEWGYKGVVVSDWGAVNNTEQAIHNGLDMEFGSWTNGLSAGTRNAYDNYYLAKPYLDLIKSGKVGTTELDDKVRRILRLGYNTTMNPNKPLGNIASEDHMAVAKEIGEEGIVLLQNNNNVLPINTDKVRKIAVIGENAIKMMTVGGGSSSLKVKYETLPLEGIKSRFGKKADVQFARGYVGDVGGEYNGVKSGQNLKDDRPTSELLNEAVALAKKSDVVIFVGGLNKSDYQDSEGHDRKGLGLPYNQDQLISALAKANKNLAVVLVSGNAVAMPWVKEVPAIVQGWYLGSEAGNALAAVLAGDANPSGKLPFTFPVKLEDNAAHQMGEYPGNKEELAAGKGKDQKNPINITYNEGIFVGYRWHDTKNIKPLFSFGHGLSYTTFEYGKVSADKTQMAQDGKITFTVSIKNTGKREGAEVAQLYISDLKSSVPRPVKELKGFEKINLKPGEQKEVSFTIDKSALSFFDAATHQWVAEPGEFEALVGASSSDIKTKVKFTLQ from the coding sequence ATGCTGAAGAGAATTATCTTAGCCTCATTGATATCTTTGCTGGCTCCCGGATTACAGGCACAGAATAAACAGGTTCCTGCCTATCTGGATGCATCAAAACCAGTAGAGCAGCGCATTGAAGATGCACTTTCCAGAATGACTCTGGAAGAGAAAGTAGCCATGCTTCATGCGCAGTCCAAATTTAGTTCTCCCGGGGTTCCACGTCTGGGAATACCGGAATTCTGGACTACAGATGGTCCGCACGGCGTACGTCCGGAAGTTTTGTGGGATGAATGGGATCAGGCAGGCTGGAGTAACGACTCTATTGTAGCGTATCCGGCTCTTACAGCATTATCAGCTACATGGAACAAAAAAATGTCATGGAATTATGGTAAAGCTTTGGGTGAAGAAGCCCGCTATCGTAAAAAAGATATTTTATTGGGTCCTGGTGTCAATATTTACAGAACACCGCTTAACGGACGTAATTTTGAATATATGGGAGAGGATCCGTATCTCACTTCCAAGATGGTTGTTCCGTATATCAAAGGAGTACAGTCTAATGGTGTAGCAACCAGTGTAAAGCATTTTGCACTTAATAATCAAGAGGAATTCCGCCATACCAGCAATGTTATTGTGGACGATCGTACTTTATACGAAATATATTTACCGCCATTTAAAGCTGCAGTTCAGGAAGGAGATTCCTGGACAATTATGGGAGCTTATGATAAATATAAGAATCAGTATGCGAGCCAGAATGAATATCTGCTGAACAAAATTCTGAAAGGCGAGTGGGGCTATAAAGGTGTAGTAGTATCCGACTGGGGCGCAGTAAACAATACTGAACAAGCTATTCATAACGGATTGGATATGGAATTCGGCAGCTGGACAAACGGATTGTCGGCTGGTACCAGAAATGCATATGACAACTATTATCTGGCAAAACCTTATCTGGATCTTATAAAATCCGGAAAGGTAGGCACAACAGAGCTGGATGATAAAGTAAGAAGGATTCTGCGTTTGGGCTATAATACAACAATGAATCCTAATAAACCTCTTGGTAATATAGCTTCGGAAGATCATATGGCTGTTGCCAAAGAGATTGGAGAAGAAGGAATTGTATTGCTTCAGAACAATAACAATGTTTTGCCAATAAATACGGATAAAGTCCGAAAGATTGCAGTAATCGGAGAGAATGCAATTAAGATGATGACTGTTGGCGGAGGTTCTTCGTCACTAAAAGTAAAATATGAAACACTTCCTTTAGAAGGTATCAAATCAAGGTTTGGTAAAAAAGCCGATGTGCAGTTTGCACGTGGCTATGTAGGAGATGTCGGTGGAGAATATAATGGTGTGAAGTCTGGTCAGAATCTGAAAGATGACCGTCCGACTTCAGAGTTGCTGAATGAGGCGGTAGCTCTGGCTAAGAAATCAGATGTTGTAATCTTTGTTGGCGGGCTTAATAAAAGTGATTATCAGGATAGTGAGGGACATGACAGAAAAGGATTGGGATTACCATATAATCAGGACCAGCTTATCTCTGCATTGGCAAAAGCCAATAAAAATCTTGCTGTAGTACTGGTTTCCGGTAATGCTGTAGCAATGCCGTGGGTAAAAGAAGTGCCTGCAATTGTTCAGGGATGGTACTTGGGTTCTGAAGCAGGAAATGCTTTGGCTGCTGTATTAGCAGGCGATGCCAATCCTTCAGGAAAATTACCGTTTACTTTCCCTGTAAAGCTGGAAGATAACGCAGCTCATCAGATGGGTGAGTATCCGGGAAACAAAGAAGAACTGGCTGCCGGAAAAGGAAAAGATCAGAAAAATCCAATTAATATCACATACAACGAAGGGATTTTTGTAGGCTATCGTTGGCATGATACTAAAAATATAAAACCATTGTTCAGTTTTGGTCATGGTCTTAGCTATACAACTTTTGAATATGGAAAAGTTAGTGCAGATAAAACTCAGATGGCGCAAGACGGAAAAATTACATTTACAGTAAGTATTAAAAATACTGGAAAAAGAGAAGGTGCCGAGGTAGCACAGCTTTATATAAGTGATCTTAAATCATCTGTGCCACGTCCTGTAAAAGAGCTGAAGGGGTTTGAAAAAATAAATTTAAAACCGGGTGAGCAAAAAGAAGTAAGTTTTACGATTGATAAATCAGCATTAA